Proteins found in one Nocardia brasiliensis ATCC 700358 genomic segment:
- a CDS encoding beta-phosphoglucomutase family hydrolase: MAHIAPSGPLGARPPYDAVLFDMDGVVTDTATVHAAAWKQLFNKVLRDDRLTTAVPPRPFEDADYHRLIDGRARTDGVTAFLSSRGITLPPGSDTDPDDAWTVHGLANRKNSIFLTLLAQQGVRAFPGTVDLVCRLRNGGVPVGLVTASRNAHAILTAAGLTDLFDVVIDGDTAETLALPGKPDPALFLEAARRLGVPPQRAAVVEDAPSGVRAGVAGGFGLVVGVDRRLHPDGLAAAGADFVVRDVAELDLGVLLTDPWLLSYGGSDSAHERQREALTTLANGYFGTRGCSPEYFCGRTHYPGTYIAGVYNRRTGTLAQRAIEEEQIVNVPNWLPLDIRFGGVWWSDEAVAVRNERRDLDLRTGIYTRTALLVGPQGRTLLVTQRRLVSMARPHVAALETTVVPQGWSGEVDIRSGIDAGVTNSNVAEYPSFTHRQLTRIEADPVDEHTFTVQAETSSSRIRIAVAARTTLRGTIASRPVAENDGAEHYSQVLHVPVQDGQPTVVDKVVAIVTSRDHAIAAPALGAVTELNRAPAGFTGLFLEHHDAWTALWDQLAIELDGTDTQTRLVLNLHLFHLAQTLTEHTAEHDAGIPVRGLHGEGYRGHIFWDELFVMPLLTLHRPEVAKAALRYRARRLPAARFAAAEHGWRGAMFPWQSGSDGREETPAQLFNPRSKRWMPDNSRHQRHVGLAIAYNAWQFYECTGDLTWLAEHGAELIIEVARLFTAMTRHDRAADRYHLDGVMGPDEYHDGYPDAPGAGLRDNAYTNVLAAWVCGKAVETLDLLAGHARETVCRRMHIADPVEPGQWARRSLRMAVPFHDGVLSQFDGYGELAELDWDNYRHRYGNIGRLDLILEAEGDTTNRYKLAKQADVLMLIYLLGPGRLLEFLDRLGYPCTRETLDRTVDYYLHRTSDGSTLSQVVHASVLARMRPERAWAVFQRALVADLDDTQGGTTQHGIHFAAMAGTVDIVIRAFAGLRCYRDRLVFDPRLPQQLSGVRFGLHYRGHRIDVALDHHRLRLTSRPAASAAPIDLDVAGSSATLHSGQTREFDLAPADARLPVE, from the coding sequence ATGGCACACATCGCACCGTCCGGCCCGCTCGGCGCTCGGCCGCCCTACGACGCCGTATTGTTCGACATGGACGGAGTGGTCACCGACACCGCCACAGTCCATGCGGCCGCGTGGAAACAGTTGTTCAACAAAGTTTTACGCGATGACCGGCTCACCACGGCAGTGCCGCCGCGTCCGTTCGAGGATGCGGACTATCACCGTCTGATCGACGGCCGGGCCCGCACGGACGGAGTCACGGCTTTCCTGTCGTCTCGCGGCATCACCCTGCCACCGGGCAGCGACACCGACCCGGACGACGCGTGGACGGTTCACGGTCTGGCCAATCGCAAGAACTCGATCTTCCTGACACTGCTTGCCCAGCAAGGCGTCCGGGCCTTTCCCGGCACCGTCGACCTGGTGTGCCGGTTACGCAACGGAGGGGTGCCCGTCGGCCTGGTCACCGCGAGCCGCAACGCGCACGCGATCTTGACAGCCGCGGGTCTCACCGATCTGTTCGATGTCGTGATCGACGGTGATACTGCCGAAACACTGGCGCTGCCAGGCAAACCCGATCCCGCACTCTTTCTCGAAGCAGCACGCCGCCTCGGCGTCCCCCCGCAACGAGCGGCGGTGGTAGAGGACGCGCCCTCAGGTGTGCGAGCCGGCGTGGCGGGCGGATTCGGACTCGTCGTGGGCGTCGATCGCCGACTGCACCCGGACGGTCTGGCGGCCGCCGGGGCCGACTTCGTCGTGCGCGACGTCGCCGAGCTCGACCTCGGCGTGCTACTCACCGATCCCTGGCTGCTCAGCTACGGCGGTTCGGACTCCGCGCACGAGCGACAGCGCGAGGCCCTCACGACACTCGCCAACGGCTACTTCGGCACCCGTGGCTGCTCGCCCGAATATTTCTGTGGCCGAACGCATTACCCAGGAACCTATATCGCTGGTGTATACAACCGGCGTACTGGAACCCTCGCGCAGCGCGCGATCGAGGAGGAGCAGATCGTCAATGTCCCGAATTGGCTCCCGCTCGACATCCGCTTCGGTGGTGTCTGGTGGTCCGACGAGGCGGTGGCGGTCCGCAACGAACGCCGCGACCTCGACCTGCGCACTGGAATCTACACTCGCACCGCGCTACTGGTGGGGCCCCAGGGACGAACGCTCCTGGTCACTCAGCGCCGCCTCGTCTCGATGGCACGACCGCACGTGGCCGCGCTCGAGACGACCGTGGTCCCGCAGGGCTGGAGCGGCGAGGTGGACATTCGATCGGGTATCGATGCCGGCGTGACCAACTCCAACGTCGCGGAGTACCCCTCGTTCACCCACCGGCAGCTGACTCGGATCGAGGCCGATCCGGTCGACGAGCACACCTTCACGGTGCAGGCGGAGACGAGTTCGAGCCGCATCCGCATCGCCGTCGCGGCCCGGACCACCCTTCGCGGCACGATCGCAAGCCGTCCGGTCGCCGAAAACGATGGCGCAGAGCATTACTCCCAAGTGCTGCATGTCCCCGTACAAGACGGACAGCCCACCGTCGTCGACAAGGTCGTCGCGATCGTCACGTCCAGAGACCATGCCATCGCCGCGCCCGCCCTCGGCGCCGTGACCGAATTGAACCGTGCACCTGCGGGTTTCACCGGACTGTTCCTCGAACATCACGATGCCTGGACCGCGCTGTGGGACCAGCTGGCGATCGAACTCGACGGGACCGACACCCAGACCCGGCTCGTGCTGAATCTGCACCTGTTCCACCTCGCGCAAACACTCACCGAGCACACGGCCGAGCACGATGCGGGAATACCCGTGCGCGGTCTGCACGGGGAAGGCTATCGCGGCCACATTTTCTGGGACGAACTGTTCGTCATGCCGCTGCTCACCCTGCATCGGCCCGAGGTGGCCAAGGCCGCGCTCCGATACCGTGCCCGCAGGCTCCCCGCCGCCCGTTTCGCGGCGGCCGAACACGGCTGGCGCGGTGCGATGTTTCCGTGGCAGAGCGGTAGCGACGGCCGGGAGGAGACGCCGGCGCAACTGTTCAATCCCCGTTCGAAACGGTGGATGCCCGACAACTCGCGGCACCAACGCCATGTCGGACTCGCAATCGCTTACAACGCCTGGCAATTCTACGAATGCACCGGCGACCTCACCTGGCTCGCCGAACACGGCGCCGAACTGATCATCGAAGTCGCACGACTGTTCACCGCCATGACCCGCCACGACCGCGCCGCCGATCGCTACCACCTCGACGGGGTGATGGGACCCGACGAATACCACGACGGGTATCCCGACGCCCCCGGCGCCGGGTTGCGCGACAACGCCTATACCAACGTGCTCGCCGCCTGGGTGTGCGGCAAAGCGGTCGAAACGTTGGACCTCCTCGCCGGGCACGCCCGCGAAACGGTCTGCCGCCGAATGCATATCGCCGATCCTGTCGAACCCGGTCAGTGGGCGCGCCGCAGCCTGCGGATGGCGGTGCCGTTCCACGACGGCGTGCTCAGCCAGTTCGACGGCTACGGCGAACTCGCCGAACTCGACTGGGACAACTACCGGCACCGCTACGGCAACATCGGCCGGCTCGATCTCATCCTCGAAGCCGAAGGCGACACCACCAACCGGTACAAGCTCGCCAAACAGGCCGACGTACTGATGCTGATCTATCTGCTCGGCCCAGGCCGCCTGCTCGAATTCCTCGACCGTCTCGGCTACCCGTGCACCCGCGAAACCCTTGATCGCACAGTGGATTACTACCTACACCGCACCAGTGACGGGTCCACCCTGAGCCAGGTGGTACACGCCTCGGTGCTGGCCCGGATGCGACCCGAACGGGCCTGGGCGGTCTTTCAGCGGGCCCTGGTGGCCGATCTCGACGACACCCAGGGCGGCACCACCCAGCACGGCATCCACTTCGCCGCGATGGCAGGCACGGTCGACATCGTGATCCGCGCGTTCGCCGGCCTGCGCTGTTACCGTGATCGGCTGGTCTTCGATCCGCGGCTGCCACAGCAACTCTCGGGCGTCCGGTTCGGCCTGCACTACCGCGGGCACCGCATCGATGTCGCTCTCGATCACCATCGACTGCGCCTCACCAGCAGACCGGCCGCAAGTGCCGCACCGATCGATCTCGATGTCGCGGGCTCGTCCGCGACCCTGCACAGCGGCCAGACCCGGGAATTCGACCTCGCCCCGGCGGATGCCCGACTGCCGGTCGAGTAG
- a CDS encoding DUF2267 domain-containing protein produces MSHKRDPFGPAVHSANVWLRHVADGMATDDRLFAYRATRAWLHTVRDRLELHAAAHLSAQLPELLRGIFFEGWVPDRAPKRREVNDMLADFASAAGVTDDEAVGLLWIVTDAFRDLCSPGLLDHLFSRLPAPLNRILLGTSPGPNDEETVEDRLTELSDRVQTLAEAVAVLTRGLEYRPDIESASTRSEIAAQEAHRLLLAEYADEP; encoded by the coding sequence ATGTCGCACAAACGAGATCCTTTCGGCCCTGCCGTGCACTCCGCCAACGTCTGGCTGCGCCATGTCGCGGACGGCATGGCCACCGACGATCGCCTCTTCGCCTATCGAGCCACCCGAGCGTGGCTGCACACCGTGCGTGACCGGCTCGAACTGCACGCCGCCGCACATTTGAGCGCGCAACTGCCAGAACTGTTGCGTGGCATATTCTTCGAAGGCTGGGTGCCGGACCGCGCGCCGAAACGGCGCGAAGTGAACGATATGCTCGCCGATTTCGCGTCCGCGGCGGGCGTCACCGACGACGAAGCCGTCGGTTTGCTGTGGATCGTCACCGACGCGTTCCGCGATCTGTGCTCCCCCGGGTTGCTCGATCATCTGTTCTCCCGGCTGCCTGCCCCGCTGAACCGAATCCTGCTCGGCACCTCACCGGGACCGAATGACGAAGAGACAGTGGAGGATCGGCTCACCGAACTGTCCGACCGCGTACAGACGCTGGCCGAGGCGGTCGCGGTGCTCACCCGCGGACTGGAATATCGCCCCGATATCGAATCCGCCAGTACCCGATCCGAGATCGCCGCCCAGGAGGCCCACCGGTTACTCCTGGCCGAATACGCAGATGAGCCGTGA
- a CDS encoding universal stress protein, which produces MNTPENATTHRLASARVVVGVDGSAGSDDALRWAAHAASRRRRGLHVLHGLDLAATRAKLARHDVLTGPIIEMSFQRGRKVVDDAYRLALQVDPELSVTTEVSDAKAAEVLIQASSAAHLVVLGATGNAGTFAHLGSTLLAVTSHGHGSVVVVRGNESGQVHERTGAVVVGADATAAGEAAIAAAFAEASDRGVELIVVHAWSDWNFYGFAGRADLGLVESEIENSEDALLAERLAGWQEKYPDVRVTRLVSSGGPVRPLMELSGTAQLLVVGTRGHGAFTGLLLGSTSNFLVQHAHCPVMVTHQE; this is translated from the coding sequence ATGAACACTCCGGAGAACGCAACAACGCACCGCCTCGCATCAGCGCGCGTCGTCGTCGGCGTCGACGGATCGGCCGGATCCGACGACGCGCTCCGCTGGGCCGCGCACGCCGCGTCCCGCCGTCGCAGAGGACTGCACGTCCTGCACGGCCTCGACCTGGCCGCTACCCGCGCCAAACTCGCCAGACACGACGTCTTGACGGGCCCCATCATCGAGATGAGCTTCCAGCGCGGCCGCAAGGTCGTCGACGATGCCTACCGGCTCGCGCTCCAGGTCGACCCCGAGCTCAGTGTCACCACCGAGGTGTCCGACGCCAAGGCGGCCGAAGTTCTCATCCAGGCCTCGAGCGCAGCGCATCTGGTGGTGCTCGGGGCCACCGGCAACGCAGGCACATTCGCGCACCTGGGCTCGACCCTGCTCGCAGTCACCAGCCACGGCCACGGATCGGTCGTTGTGGTCCGCGGCAACGAATCCGGGCAGGTGCACGAACGGACCGGCGCGGTGGTGGTCGGGGCCGACGCGACCGCCGCGGGTGAGGCGGCCATCGCCGCCGCCTTCGCCGAAGCCTCGGATCGCGGCGTAGAATTGATCGTCGTTCACGCCTGGAGTGACTGGAACTTCTACGGATTCGCGGGTAGAGCCGATCTCGGACTCGTCGAGAGCGAGATCGAGAACTCCGAAGACGCGCTGCTCGCCGAACGTCTCGCCGGCTGGCAGGAGAAGTACCCGGACGTGCGCGTCACTCGGTTGGTCAGTTCCGGTGGACCGGTCCGGCCGCTGATGGAGCTGTCCGGCACGGCGCAGCTGCTCGTCGTCGGCACCCGCGGCCACGGCGCGTTCACCGGACTGCTGCTCGGATCCACCAGCAATTTCCTTGTCCAACACGCCCATTGCCCTGTCATGGTCACCCATCAGGAATGA
- a CDS encoding zinc-dependent alcohol dehydrogenase family protein has translation MYAMTFRGPGQPSWEQVPEPVIQDGTDVIVRVDAVTICGTDLHILKGDVPEVTPGRILGHEAVGTVTEVGSSVRTRKVGDRVLISCISACGACRFCKEGRYGQCLGGGGWILGHLIDGTQAEFVRVPFADLSTHAIPAGLTDEQMLMLADILPTSHEVGVRNGGVRPGDVVVIVGAGPIGLAAIMTARLYSPGHIVVIDVTDSRLVAATKLGADITLNSRRDDVRARIARLTDGLGADVVMEAVGTPETFELSVDLVRPGGHVANIGVHGAPATLHLERIWIRDLTITTGLVDTNSTPTLIQLIRSGQLDPAPIVTHRFEMSEFPNAYDVFARSAQTGALKVMVSRSAVGESAPTAP, from the coding sequence ATGTACGCCATGACCTTTCGCGGCCCCGGTCAACCGAGCTGGGAGCAAGTCCCCGAACCGGTGATCCAGGACGGTACCGACGTGATCGTGCGCGTGGACGCGGTCACGATCTGCGGGACGGATCTGCACATCCTCAAAGGCGATGTCCCCGAAGTGACGCCGGGGCGCATCCTCGGCCACGAAGCGGTGGGCACAGTGACCGAGGTCGGTTCGAGCGTACGCACACGCAAAGTAGGTGACCGAGTTCTGATCTCGTGCATCTCGGCGTGCGGTGCGTGCCGATTCTGCAAGGAGGGCCGCTATGGCCAGTGTCTCGGTGGCGGCGGCTGGATCCTCGGTCACCTGATCGACGGCACCCAGGCCGAATTCGTGCGCGTGCCCTTCGCCGACCTGTCGACGCACGCGATACCGGCCGGCCTGACCGACGAGCAGATGTTGATGCTGGCCGACATCCTGCCCACCAGCCACGAGGTAGGCGTCCGCAACGGTGGCGTCCGGCCCGGCGATGTGGTCGTCATCGTCGGCGCCGGGCCCATCGGCCTGGCCGCGATCATGACCGCCCGCTTGTACAGTCCGGGCCATATCGTCGTCATCGACGTAACCGACAGCCGGCTGGTGGCCGCCACGAAGCTCGGTGCGGATATCACCCTCAACAGCAGACGCGACGACGTCCGAGCACGCATCGCGCGACTGACCGACGGGCTGGGCGCCGACGTCGTCATGGAAGCTGTCGGTACACCCGAAACCTTCGAGCTTTCCGTCGATCTCGTACGACCGGGCGGGCATGTCGCCAACATCGGCGTGCACGGCGCCCCGGCAACGCTGCACCTGGAACGGATCTGGATCCGCGATCTGACGATCACCACCGGCCTGGTCGATACGAACTCCACGCCCACGCTGATCCAGCTCATCCGCAGCGGGCAGCTCGATCCGGCACCGATCGTCACGCACCGCTTCGAGATGTCCGAATTCCCCAACGCCTATGACGTTTTCGCCCGCTCCGCGCAAACCGGCGCACTCAAGGTCATGGTCTCCCGATCCGCTGTCGGCGAATCCGCGCCCACCGCACCGTAA
- a CDS encoding universal stress protein yields the protein MSSNIINPPVLVGTDGSPAATVAVRWAARAAARHGAPLHIVYAIDAPMDFGPGIAFAQIDYDAYRKAGADITAKARETAIAAAGTPDLEVSTFVVEAPAIPVLRDRSAQARLLVVGTHGYGAIRRGLLGSVSTSLARHAKCPVAVVPESTDAAPERAGGPVVVGVDGSAGGAHALEVAFDEAARRGAPLLAILTWSEFNRYIPRTDMQTEAETLLAETIAGYQEKFPEVAVSRLVKEARPAKSLLAAAATAQLIVVGSHGHGGFPGMTLGSVSQAVLHGADCPVIITRPSN from the coding sequence GTGTCCAGCAACATCATCAACCCACCGGTGCTGGTCGGCACCGACGGCTCCCCCGCCGCCACCGTCGCCGTGCGCTGGGCCGCTCGGGCAGCGGCCCGACACGGCGCACCGCTGCATATCGTCTACGCGATCGACGCACCGATGGACTTCGGACCGGGCATCGCCTTCGCCCAGATCGACTACGACGCATACCGCAAGGCCGGTGCCGACATCACCGCCAAGGCCCGCGAGACGGCCATTGCCGCGGCGGGAACCCCAGATCTGGAGGTCAGCACCTTCGTTGTCGAAGCCCCCGCAATTCCGGTGCTGCGCGACCGGTCCGCACAGGCGCGCCTACTCGTCGTCGGCACCCATGGATACGGCGCAATCCGCCGAGGTCTGCTCGGCTCGGTGAGCACATCCCTGGCCCGGCACGCGAAGTGCCCGGTCGCGGTCGTCCCCGAGTCGACCGATGCCGCACCGGAGCGGGCCGGCGGTCCGGTGGTGGTCGGCGTCGACGGATCCGCCGGGGGTGCGCATGCGCTCGAAGTCGCTTTCGATGAAGCGGCGCGCCGCGGCGCGCCCTTGCTCGCGATCCTCACCTGGTCGGAATTCAACCGCTACATCCCGCGCACGGACATGCAGACCGAAGCCGAGACACTGCTCGCCGAGACGATCGCCGGGTACCAGGAAAAGTTCCCCGAGGTCGCGGTGTCGCGGCTCGTCAAGGAAGCGCGCCCGGCCAAAAGCCTGCTCGCGGCCGCCGCCACGGCGCAACTGATCGTGGTCGGCAGCCACGGCCACGGCGGCTTCCCCGGCATGACGCTCGGATCGGTCAGTCAGGCGGTACTGCACGGCGCCGACTGCCCGGTCATCATCACCCGCCCATCGAACTGA
- a CDS encoding universal stress protein, translating to MATQLTDDPHRIATAPVVAGVDGSAAADHAVCWAATTAAARGRRLRLVNGLDIAAKRGVLGSYDLMIPAVLDSIRRQGAERVAAARALALRLEPSLVVETEVSQSNPAELLIDRSAAAHLVAIGASGEGATIRHLGSTLLAVASHGHGSIVVVRGTEWSPDSTAPVVVGVDGSGAGEVALGTAFAEARDRNARLVAVHVWSDLHFDRFAGFSGTITDPTVAAEAHALLATQLSGWHDKYPEVVVTSEVYLSGPRHYLLEWSKAAQLVVVGSRGRGGFRGLLLGSTSNALVQRAHCPVQVVHAS from the coding sequence ATGGCCACCCAGCTCACCGATGATCCGCACCGAATCGCCACGGCCCCAGTGGTGGCCGGCGTCGACGGCTCCGCGGCCGCCGACCACGCCGTGTGCTGGGCCGCCACCACCGCCGCGGCCCGCGGCCGCCGACTGCGGCTCGTCAACGGACTCGATATCGCCGCCAAGCGCGGCGTGCTGGGCAGCTATGACCTCATGATTCCCGCTGTGCTCGACTCGATTCGCCGCCAGGGTGCCGAACGGGTAGCCGCCGCGCGGGCGCTGGCCCTGCGCCTCGAGCCTAGCCTCGTCGTGGAAACCGAAGTATCCCAGTCGAATCCGGCAGAACTGCTGATCGATCGGTCCGCCGCGGCGCACCTCGTCGCGATCGGTGCGTCCGGCGAAGGCGCAACCATTCGCCATCTCGGATCCACCCTGCTGGCGGTGGCGAGCCACGGCCACGGATCCATCGTGGTCGTCCGTGGCACCGAGTGGTCTCCCGATTCCACCGCTCCCGTGGTGGTCGGTGTCGACGGGAGCGGGGCGGGCGAAGTCGCGCTCGGCACCGCCTTCGCCGAAGCGCGAGATCGAAACGCGCGCTTGGTCGCCGTGCACGTGTGGAGCGATCTGCATTTCGACAGGTTCGCCGGATTCTCGGGCACCATCACCGATCCCACCGTCGCGGCCGAGGCGCACGCACTGCTCGCCACGCAGCTTTCCGGGTGGCACGACAAGTACCCCGAGGTCGTGGTCACCAGCGAGGTGTATCTGTCCGGACCTCGGCACTACCTGCTCGAGTGGTCCAAAGCCGCGCAGCTCGTGGTCGTCGGCAGCCGTGGCCGTGGTGGATTCCGCGGTCTGCTACTCGGGTCGACCAGCAACGCGCTGGTCCAGCGCGCGCACTGCCCGGTCCAGGTAGTCCACGCGAGCTGA
- a CDS encoding flavodoxin family protein gives MRSRVVYESMFGNTAAVAEAIAEGLREFGTVELINVSAAANVPAPTVDLLVVGGPTHAFGLSRRKTRLDAAARTEAAVAVDIGIREWLDAALGVPEGRRAAAFGTKVAKPPWLPGSAAQATGKRLRRIGYELADEPVDFLVDGMTGPLVAGEQARARAWAERLAHTEYDRLAHHC, from the coding sequence ATGCGATCACGAGTCGTCTACGAATCGATGTTCGGCAACACCGCTGCGGTCGCCGAAGCCATCGCCGAGGGCCTGCGCGAGTTCGGCACCGTGGAGTTGATCAATGTGTCCGCTGCCGCGAATGTGCCCGCACCGACGGTGGATCTGCTCGTCGTGGGCGGGCCGACGCACGCCTTCGGCTTGAGCCGGCGAAAGACCCGGCTCGATGCCGCGGCGCGCACCGAGGCGGCAGTGGCGGTGGACATCGGAATCCGGGAGTGGCTCGATGCGGCGCTCGGCGTGCCCGAGGGTCGCCGTGCCGCGGCGTTCGGCACAAAGGTGGCGAAGCCGCCGTGGCTGCCGGGATCCGCCGCGCAAGCAACCGGAAAACGTTTGCGCCGCATCGGTTACGAGCTGGCCGACGAACCCGTGGACTTCCTCGTCGACGGGATGACCGGACCGCTCGTCGCGGGTGAGCAGGCGCGCGCCCGGGCCTGGGCCGAGCGTCTAGCCCACACCGAATACGACCGCCTCGCACACCACTGCTGA
- a CDS encoding SulP family inorganic anion transporter: MLRRWLPGLRQFEGYQRAWLRSDVVAGVTVAAYLIPQVMAYATVAGLPPVVGLWSAIGPLAVYTLLATSRQLSVGPESTTALLTAVALAPLALGDPDRYAALAAVLALLVGGLCLAASAARLGVLADLLSKPVLVGYLAGTAGMMIAGQLGRVTGISVEGESLFAQLRSFVRHLDQWHWQTSLLAVSVLGGLLLLAWRTPRIPGPLLAVLLSAGVVAAFSLQRFGIRVVGTVPSGIPVPGLSGVAFADVAALLLPAVGIAVVGFSDNALTARAFAARHGQHVDANTELAALGATNVAAGLTHGFPVSCSGSRTTIADVMGARTQLYSVVALCGILVVLFGARGVLAAFPTAALGALVIYAALRLVDVPEFRRIARFRRSELLLALGTVAAVLALGVLYGVLVAIALSIFDLLRRIARGHDAILGFVPGLAGMHDIDDYPAAKPLTGLVIYRYDAPLCFANAEDFHRRALAAVQTWERQSGAPVRWFVLNAEANVEVDLTALDAVEQLRADLAAQGIVFAMARVKQDLRDDLDASGLTGAIGADRLYPTLPTAIAAFRADQHAGPPES; encoded by the coding sequence GTGTTGAGACGATGGCTGCCGGGGCTCCGGCAATTCGAGGGTTACCAACGGGCGTGGCTGCGGTCCGACGTGGTCGCCGGCGTCACGGTCGCCGCATATCTGATTCCACAGGTGATGGCTTACGCGACGGTGGCGGGTTTGCCGCCGGTGGTCGGTCTCTGGTCAGCGATCGGGCCCCTGGCCGTGTACACGCTGCTGGCTACGTCTCGGCAGCTGTCAGTGGGACCGGAATCGACGACCGCTCTGCTGACCGCAGTGGCGCTGGCCCCGCTCGCTCTGGGGGACCCTGATCGATACGCCGCGTTGGCCGCGGTACTCGCCCTACTGGTCGGTGGGCTGTGCCTGGCGGCTTCGGCGGCCCGCCTCGGGGTGCTGGCCGACCTGTTGTCCAAGCCGGTGCTGGTGGGCTATCTCGCGGGGACGGCGGGCATGATGATCGCGGGCCAACTCGGGCGAGTCACCGGGATCTCGGTCGAGGGCGAATCCCTGTTCGCGCAACTACGCTCGTTCGTCCGCCACCTCGATCAGTGGCATTGGCAGACCAGCCTGCTGGCGGTATCCGTGCTCGGTGGACTGTTGCTGCTGGCCTGGCGCACACCCCGGATACCCGGTCCGCTGCTGGCCGTGTTGCTCTCGGCCGGTGTCGTGGCCGCATTCTCATTGCAGCGCTTCGGGATTCGAGTCGTGGGTACGGTTCCCTCCGGTATCCCCGTGCCGGGTCTGTCCGGGGTCGCCTTCGCCGACGTGGCAGCGCTGCTGCTGCCCGCGGTGGGTATCGCAGTCGTCGGATTCTCCGACAATGCTCTCACCGCAAGAGCTTTCGCCGCTCGCCACGGTCAGCATGTGGACGCCAATACCGAACTCGCCGCGCTGGGCGCGACCAACGTGGCGGCCGGTTTGACGCACGGATTTCCGGTGAGTTGCAGTGGCAGCAGAACCACGATCGCCGATGTCATGGGAGCGCGGACCCAGCTGTATTCCGTTGTCGCGCTCTGCGGCATCCTCGTCGTATTGTTCGGCGCACGCGGCGTACTCGCCGCCTTTCCCACTGCGGCACTCGGCGCATTGGTGATCTACGCGGCGCTACGACTTGTCGATGTGCCAGAATTCCGGCGGATCGCCCGATTTCGACGTAGTGAATTGCTGCTGGCGCTCGGCACGGTCGCCGCGGTGCTGGCGTTGGGTGTGCTCTACGGCGTGCTCGTGGCGATCGCCTTGTCGATCTTCGATCTGCTGCGGCGCATCGCCCGCGGCCACGACGCCATTCTCGGATTCGTGCCCGGACTCGCGGGCATGCACGACATCGACGACTATCCGGCGGCGAAACCCCTTACCGGACTTGTCATCTACCGGTACGACGCCCCGCTCTGCTTCGCGAACGCAGAGGACTTCCATCGGCGGGCACTGGCCGCGGTACAGACATGGGAGCGGCAGAGTGGGGCACCGGTGCGCTGGTTCGTCCTCAATGCCGAGGCCAACGTCGAAGTCGATCTGACCGCACTCGACGCGGTCGAGCAGTTGCGTGCCGATCTGGCTGCGCAGGGCATCGTGTTCGCGATGGCGCGGGTCAAACAGGACCTGCGCGACGATCTGGATGCGTCCGGGCTGACCGGTGCGATCGGTGCGGATCGGCTCTACCCGACGTTGCCCACGGCGATCGCGGCTTTTCGGGCGGACCAGCACGCCGGACCGCCCGAGTCGTAA
- a CDS encoding spore germination protein GerW family protein: MKATDVLAAATDSMKAGRVFAEPVERNGTTVITAAALSGGSGAGEGSDNEGQQGSGGGFGLGAKPVGAFVIKDGQVAWQPAIDINRLIFAVGVVAVTALIVGARIARAYVE; encoded by the coding sequence ATGAAAGCTACAGATGTCCTGGCAGCGGCGACCGATTCGATGAAAGCCGGCCGCGTGTTCGCCGAACCGGTGGAGCGCAACGGCACCACCGTGATCACGGCCGCAGCGCTGTCCGGCGGCAGCGGCGCAGGCGAAGGGTCCGACAACGAAGGACAACAGGGTTCCGGCGGCGGATTCGGTCTCGGGGCAAAGCCGGTGGGGGCCTTCGTGATCAAAGACGGTCAGGTGGCCTGGCAACCGGCGATCGATATCAACCGTTTGATCTTCGCCGTCGGAGTCGTCGCGGTCACCGCACTGATTGTCGGTGCTCGCATCGCACGGGCCTACGTGGAATAA